ccccaggacctcgtgcatgctaagcacgccgtgctctgctactgagctataccctcccctctttataattttatttttttacattagaTTTTCTGATGAGGGTTATTTCTTCCCTTgacatttttaaatagtaaaatacaAGCACACAAGCGATCAGAGTATTGGGATTGTGGCAAAAAGACACAGGAGCCAGTTTCCCTATAGCCAAAAAATGAGACAATAAGAATAAAACACTTGCAATGGATCTAATATGTTTAAATGTATGAGTTCATGatgattcttaaaaaaatattaacaacaataaaagaaaaatacctcACTGTTATAAGGTGCTAGGAAaccattattttcaaaattggtCAACAATGTGAGAGAATCAAGCATCTATCCTGACTTTTCTATGCAAACTCTACCTTGGTGTAACCAAAGAGTTGACAATGGGGTTGTTCTTCAGATAATTTTGGATAACAAATGAAGAAGGAATCATGCAATTAGTGTATCACCATTTTGCACACTCTAATGAAATAATTCTTCTGGCTGAATACTGTCAAAGCCTGCtaacaaacaaaaagagagatAATCAGACATGATGTGGCTCTTCATGGAAGGACACACTACTGCCTATGATGCtttcttgctaaaaaaaaaaaaagctaatctgAATTTTATCAAGCCTCTGAACAGGGGACAGAAAACATGGACACCATGGAAATGTGATCAGTAAAATCTAGACCATGGAAAACGCTACAGAACAAACAACTTGCTATTTTCAACAAATAAACTGCAGAGggtaaaaaagaaatggaaaagtctATCAATGAAAAAAGATGTAAGAAACATATCAGCTAACTACAATGGACCATTCTGGATCCTACAAGAAAAATCAGACAACTGGGGAAATTTGAACACTAACTAGATatctgataatattttaaaaatattgttaattTTTAGGTGTCATAATGGTATTGTTTACTGAAGAACCCTGATCTTttagagatacaaactattatgtccTTCAGCCAAAGATCACCAGGGACACACACGTAGTTGAACAAAGCTGAGTTTTGAGAGAAATTGCATACCATGCATGAGAATCGTGAGATGTCCCAGCAAGAGGGTGATGGAAAGGTCTTCCGGTAAGATTtggacttgtgtgaggtgatgtTAGGAAGAGTCAAAGCAGCAGACTTTACTCTGAATTGGATTCTTTCAGGAGGTAGATATAACACTATGGTTGGGTATCAGTAATTCCTAAAAGATAAGAGCAGCGCAAGGCAAAAGCTATGACTAATAAAGAAGCAGCAGTCACTCCTATGGGCTAGTTTAGAGGAAGATTGGGCCATTTGTGTGTTCTGGACTATGTTCATGTCGTCATCTGCATTCAGACGTGATTATGGAGTCAACTTGTTTTTGTCTCAATCCAACATGCTCACAGAGTGGCCTTGTCTGCAACTGGTGTTCTAGCTATGAGTGGCAGCCAGTTCCTAGCCAGCGCAAAGGAGCTTGATAAGGCCACCCATCTCTCACTGGCGGGGGGGCCTCTCTAGGTCCTAAGTTTTCCTCACGCATTGTTCAGCCTGGTTGTGCAGGCAAAAACACCCTCCGCTCCCCATCTGTGGAAGTTTTGCCAGGAACAGAGGGTCTCCACCACCATGACCCACAAAATGTGGCTGGACAACCACTGAGTTATTATCAATGGATGTTAACAAGGACTTTCTTtgtgttattttgttttccagaatTCCCTTCTCCAAATTTGCACTCAAAAACGAGTGCAGTTGTGAGGGGTCAGAATGTATCTCTCTCTTGTTTCAACCAGAACACATCACTACAGATCACCTATTCTTTGTTTCGGGGTGAGAAACACCTGGAAATCCAGGATAGAAAAGGTGAACCCATGACTTTAAACCTAAGGATCTCAGATGCCCAGGATTTGGGCCCGTACAAATGCAAAGCCCAAGTTTCTAACTGTTCCAAATACAGTCGTGAGTTCAACTTCGTATTTGTTGGTAAGTAGAGTGCTTGTTACTTGGGGGGCCTGTGATTTGGGGGATTCTTTCCTGTCCCAGGATGCTCTCTCTGATCTGCTTGCTAACAGTCACTCAAGAGCCTGGAGAGTATGTCACTGAGATACTATTTCTTAATAGTTCCATTTCACTTTCTCTCCCAAAGATTTTTGGCTATTTCCAATAATAAATAATAGGCTGATTGTCTAAGACAAAAAGCCTTGTATCAACAATTTGGGAAATTGTTGAGATCTTTTCTAGGATTTTCATTGTGTAGGCAAAAATGACTTTTTCTCTAATGATTCAAATAAGTCTTAGAATCAACATTGGACCCTATGGCAAGGGTCTTCAAAGCCCCAggctcttcccacctccctccctttgCAATGGCCATCGGCCAGCACTCTTCCCACCCAaccacattttattatttttgtatttttctctccCATCTTCCCACCCCAAGCCTCTCACAACCTAGCATCATTGGCCTTACCCATGAAGGTGACTTTGATAAGGTGACATTGTAGCTGGAGTTTTCTAAATGTGGGAGCCCTGGCTAACTGATCAAATCTTTGAGTGACTCTCTGGATCTGTACTCTCCAGTacagcagccactagccacatgttgttatttaaacttaaattcaagttaattaaaattagatgaaattaaaaattcagttcctcagtctcaTTAGTTGCATTTCAATAGACACAGTGTCTGGCAGTTGCTGTATCAGACAACATAGACaaggaacatttccatcactgcagaaaattCTATTGGATACCTCTGCTCTAGGTCAACCATTCTCAGCTTTCTAGGTTATAACCACTGTAATAATCTAATGACAGCAATAGATACTTGCCCTGAGAAGTGCTCATGAGACTACAGATGTAAATTTCTACATAGGACTTTAAGGGATGCCATGGGCTCTGGATTAGAACCAACCACATTCGGACAAATTTGACCACAATCTGAATAGAAGCCATAATTGTAAAAGAAATATGAGAAGAAGAAGACCATGCACACACGGTCTGGGATGTAGTGGGTTATGAGAGAGACGTACCCTAGCTGATAATATTCTCCGGTGGTCAGATTCCTGCTGGACTGGGCAGCCTGATATGGCAGGAAGAGCAACAGATTGGGCATCAGGGAACTTGTGTACCACTAGCTTCCTGTGCGAGGCTGAAGCCTTAAatcaattgtttaaaaaaaaacccaagtcttcagaaatagactcacaaacaaaGAACACagacttatagttaccaaaggggaaaaggggggagggataaattaggagtttgggattaacatatacaaactattatatataaaagtagataaacaacaaggacctactgtatagcccagggaactatattctgtatcttgtaagaacttgtaatggaaaagaatcactttgctgtacacctgaaacacaacatggaaaatcaactgtactttaataattaaaaaaaaagaatgaatgtctgagtaaatgaaaacactTTTACAAAGAATAGGATTTTCATGTATGTTTATCTGCCTACTGATTGCAGATTAACTAGAATTCAGTTTCAAACAGATTGCATTTGAGGTGACCAGGAGCCCTTGAAGTGCATCATTTAACAAGAGGCAGAAAAAATAATATGAGGATGGCACCAAGTGCtagaggaggcagagaaggagggagaatcTGCCTGGAGGATTTAGGAAAAGTGTTATGGGGAAAGTGGCAACTGAATGACCCTTAAAGAACtccctgaaatttaaaaaatatactaatTTATTGAGTTACAACTCCCTTCCCTTGATCACCGTGATACTGTGATGTCCTTTACCAGGCCTTTTACAAACTCTCAGGGAAGTGTACATCTTTCCAGTCACCTTACATATCAATTCTTGTTCTAGTTTGAATCATCTTATCTCAGAGAGAAGTCCATGCTCTCTGCTCCTCGTGAATGTTTCAGTTCATCCTTGCTGAAAATTACAGGAGCTAGATTTCAGTTCCGTAGGAAGACCATCCTATTGGTGCTGTTCCCAAACAAAGTTGCTCTCTGAGGCCACCAACACTGGGTACCACTCTGTTAAGGATGTTGCCACAGGGATTCCTGCTCAGGGGCAGGATGAAGCAAGAGGActctaaattattttctttgatttaactTATATTATGGCCCCCATATTTCACTGTTTCTATGCCAAACTGATgttgttaaaaacaaaagcatctGCTTGGGAGTTGGCCCTGGCACTGCCGTTGACTAGTGGTGTGGCCTCTCTGAATCACAATTGgctcatctgtggaatgggaaTGATGCTGTCGACCTTGTAGTCCTGCTGTGAAGTGAAATGAGATAATCTGAGTAGGGACTGCAACACCTGACGGATACTCAACAATTATCCTTCTTTTCCTGGAATACTGTTTTattaatgaattagaaaataaattatttgctgGATTCTCCCATGAAGTAGGGTATGATCTGACAGAGCCTACCAAGCCCACTCACTTCTGGTCAAGAATTTCCCTTGAATCTATTCATCAGTGTTACTTCCTCCTTTGGGGAGGAAGTAGAAGATAATTGCACAGCTGAATTCTATAAATGACTACTGTTAGAAAAGataatatttttagatttctttGATTAACAAAAACactgtaattttataattattgggAACAAAAGCACCTCTCAACTACATACTTAGAACGAGACCTTTGACAAAATTATACTCACTGTCAACCATAGACAAATTGTGAGTTCTGATGAATGGCAAGTTTGTGCTCTGATTCCTCAAAGCAGAGAGATGCCCTCAACCTTCTGGCTTTCTCAGAACCTGGCTCATGCCACACTGCACGGGGTTAACCACATACCCATTGATCTTCCCCAGTGGAGCTTCCTATGAGCTTCTTGACTTCTCCAGAGGGGTGTCACCCATCTTTGGGTCAACAGCCAAATAGAGTAGGGGGTCCATCCATGTTTGTGGACTGAGTGAGTGAACCCAATCTGCTTATCCATTAAACATACGTTTTCATTTTTCTAGACCCAGTGACTGCACCAGTGCTGAACATTAGTGTCATTCAAACAAAAACAGATCAATATATAATGCTGCGATGCATCTCATTCAATGGCTCTCTGCCCATCAATTatactttctttgaaaaaaacatCACCATATCACCAGCTATTTCCAAGAATGTAAGGGAGCCTGCCGAATTTAACTTAACCAACAATAACAGTGGAGAAGGGAAAGAGTATAAGTGCGAAGCTAAAAACACATTGCCTGACCATGCAAAATACAGTCAACCTGTCACCATACCCTCAACAGGTAAGAGCTACCTGAACTCTTTCAACAGGGTCTGGATTTGCTTCCAGAAACTGCAGCTACTTCTCTGCCCACCCACTTTCCACTTTACCCACCTGCTTCTAAGTGCCTTTCCTTCTGTAGGGTCCACATGCTCTGAATGGGGTTGCTTTCTGACGTAAAGGAACAATAGAAAAGCCTCGAagttggggcaggaagggacctcGTACTAAGACTTCCTGCCTTGACTTTCCTCTGCACAAGTTCTAAGCAGTCACATTAGACTTTGCATCTCTCGTGAAGCTACTGGGTCTcgatgttttttgcttttttttttaatcattttttattgatttctaacaCCTGTACCCACCAACTTGGCTATTTATTGCCCCATTGTAAATGCTTAGTAAGTCTAGGCTTCCAGTGCTGTCCTTAGCTTGGGAGCAAGAAGGGTGCGCAGCCTTGGATTTTGGGAGACACTACTCTGGTGCGTCTTAGCCATGTGCCTTCCCATAATCTTCCCATAAGCCATGGGGATGTGCCCACCTGGACCCTATGTCCCCACTTTTCTGTGTCTCACTCTGGGTACCTAGACCCCAATTCCATACCAATCAGATCAGAACCCGACTTCCAGGGCCTGCACAAGTCTCTTTCCCAGCTCATCCTCCCAAGGGTGGACCACAGTGAGGGACCACTGATggagggggttgggggacagCATTTGGCCATGCAGGCTGGTGGGAGGTCCACATGTACGTGG
This portion of the Vicugna pacos chromosome 16, VicPac4, whole genome shotgun sequence genome encodes:
- the MILR1 gene encoding allergin-1; amino-acid sequence: MWKKSFLVFLFSLSVQKAALDCKRMRKTNEFPSPNLHSKTSAVVRGQNVSLSCFNQNTSLQITYSLFRGEKHLEIQDRKGEPMTLNLRISDAQDLGPYKCKAQVSNCSKYSREFNFVFVDPVTAPVLNISVIQTKTDQYIMLRCISFNGSLPINYTFFEKNITISPAISKNVREPAEFNLTNNNSGEGKEYKCEAKNTLPDHAKYSQPVTIPSTGGDSCPLCLQLLLPGLLLVLMVIILILALWMLPKYKARKAMKDNVPRDYGNRPMETGIYANICENQAGEESVPRLEPKQSVPVAQDGTGHSQEIHYVTPVFRQVAPRDQEACYDCKTRYVYSELIF